A single genomic interval of Lentimicrobium saccharophilum harbors:
- a CDS encoding T9SS type A sorting domain-containing protein: MKILFPALVILALCIGNSPAEAQVHTTYLWHLEQPVYWPEASGWNSYEYQKVWESQYLKWNNGNWYPDGQQHPLNNLQEIFSNEDRKAVYQYRAKDAVQSLLGLPEAGAQVNYSGCLMENVNSLASAGQWGYYSGWQNSFITARGWNTPAGKPRMDITAFTMNHALSPLLSDKMLRRQIQVHRHIYTQNFGQSPVYSKGYWPAECSFSVRNIKALVEEGIEWTVVASSHLARTLNDYPLQFGTSGCNIDPPNRADKVPENGNHWWSGQIDGRGGTFAAPFCYQAHKAKYVDPETGNEYKITVVPMDDLLSYKNGYATMGTGEIDNHIAPYDDPDRPSLVLLAHDGDNAWGGGYDYYTNSVPGFAYEAVSKGYVPTTIQQFLHNHPVPDDAVVHVEDGSWVNAENDWGHPQFINWLWPMYTSTFRFNPQGWTEDARNWAVLVAAENRVQMAEDLTGTLSIARIAEPGVQSNQAERAWHHLLPAYNSGYMYYGASLDMEVKQTLACNIACGFADQVINANQGTDNTPPTVFIPQRFPHNPGGTGFGPVYGYQQFQNASDFHVWTFAYDVSGIQSAVLKYRQDTDGLNPLDNNDNETYAGGPGVQPWQQTTMTYRNFPAGNVTGNPELNFFIMPDYIAGQYYAEIAGFSETLIDYYVEITDNHGNITRTPIQHVYVGASNPGGGQTGVFWMPENPTLNDVITITETGQQTGAKLHWGVTVNGNTWQTPHASYWPAGSYLFNGSGPAIESAMEGPDDEGNLTITLGPFNNPGQEVTSLDFVIHYNNNTWNNNNGADFHIPINNSPTSVTRPEDVKLSLWPVPAENTLCVGLSQEFSKKHFIQILSMSGQVRLTEAVTRENLCLNVSFLTPGVYTLLIVNHEGAVAASRKFIRK; this comes from the coding sequence ATGAAAATCCTTTTCCCGGCACTGGTGATCCTGGCTTTATGCATAGGCAACTCACCCGCAGAAGCCCAGGTTCACACTACTTATCTCTGGCATCTTGAACAACCCGTCTATTGGCCGGAGGCAAGCGGGTGGAATTCCTATGAGTATCAGAAAGTCTGGGAATCTCAGTATCTGAAATGGAACAACGGCAACTGGTATCCCGACGGACAGCAGCATCCGCTGAACAATCTCCAGGAAATATTCAGCAACGAGGATCGTAAGGCCGTTTATCAGTACCGTGCCAAAGACGCGGTGCAATCGCTGCTGGGATTGCCGGAGGCCGGTGCACAGGTTAACTACTCGGGTTGCCTGATGGAAAATGTGAACAGCCTGGCTTCCGCAGGTCAGTGGGGTTATTATAGCGGCTGGCAGAACTCCTTTATCACCGCGAGGGGTTGGAACACCCCGGCAGGCAAGCCGCGGATGGACATCACCGCCTTTACCATGAACCATGCCTTGTCGCCGCTGTTGAGCGATAAAATGCTCAGAAGGCAGATACAGGTGCACCGTCATATTTATACACAGAACTTCGGTCAGTCACCGGTTTATTCAAAAGGCTACTGGCCTGCCGAATGCTCATTCAGTGTGCGCAACATCAAAGCGCTGGTGGAAGAAGGGATTGAATGGACGGTAGTCGCCAGCAGCCATCTGGCCCGCACCCTGAACGATTATCCCCTGCAGTTCGGCACTTCCGGATGCAACATTGATCCCCCCAACAGGGCAGATAAAGTCCCGGAAAACGGCAACCACTGGTGGAGCGGACAGATCGACGGCAGGGGCGGGACCTTTGCTGCCCCTTTTTGCTACCAGGCGCACAAGGCAAAATATGTTGATCCGGAGACCGGCAATGAATACAAAATTACCGTTGTGCCCATGGATGACCTGCTTAGTTATAAAAACGGCTACGCAACCATGGGAACCGGGGAGATAGACAACCACATCGCTCCATACGATGACCCCGACCGGCCCTCGCTGGTCCTGCTGGCCCACGATGGCGACAATGCCTGGGGAGGGGGTTACGACTATTACACCAATTCGGTGCCCGGATTTGCTTATGAAGCTGTATCAAAAGGTTATGTTCCCACCACCATACAGCAATTTCTTCACAATCACCCCGTTCCGGATGATGCAGTAGTGCATGTGGAGGACGGCTCCTGGGTAAATGCCGAAAACGACTGGGGCCACCCGCAGTTCATCAATTGGCTTTGGCCGATGTACACCTCAACTTTCCGGTTTAATCCACAGGGATGGACCGAGGATGCCCGAAACTGGGCGGTACTGGTGGCTGCCGAGAACCGGGTGCAGATGGCCGAAGACCTTACCGGAACCCTGTCGATCGCGCGCATCGCTGAGCCAGGCGTTCAGTCAAATCAGGCCGAAAGAGCCTGGCACCACCTGCTCCCCGCCTACAACAGTGGATATATGTACTATGGCGCTTCCCTCGACATGGAAGTAAAACAGACCCTGGCCTGTAACATCGCCTGCGGCTTCGCCGATCAGGTCATCAATGCGAATCAGGGAACTGACAACACCCCGCCGACCGTCTTTATCCCGCAAAGGTTTCCCCATAACCCCGGAGGCACGGGATTCGGCCCGGTTTACGGCTATCAGCAGTTTCAGAATGCTTCTGATTTCCATGTGTGGACATTCGCCTACGATGTTTCGGGCATACAGTCGGCCGTGCTGAAATACCGGCAGGATACCGACGGACTGAATCCGCTTGATAATAACGACAACGAAACCTATGCCGGCGGACCGGGCGTGCAGCCATGGCAGCAAACAACAATGACTTACCGCAACTTTCCGGCCGGGAATGTAACAGGAAATCCGGAACTGAACTTCTTTATCATGCCCGACTACATCGCCGGACAGTACTATGCGGAAATCGCGGGATTCTCAGAAACCCTGATCGATTACTATGTGGAAATAACCGACAATCATGGAAATATCACCCGCACGCCCATACAACACGTTTATGTGGGCGCTTCCAACCCGGGAGGCGGACAAACCGGAGTGTTCTGGATGCCGGAAAATCCTACCCTGAACGATGTCATCACCATCACGGAAACCGGTCAGCAAACCGGGGCAAAACTGCACTGGGGAGTAACCGTTAACGGCAATACCTGGCAAACACCTCACGCATCCTACTGGCCGGCTGGCTCTTACCTGTTCAACGGATCAGGCCCTGCCATTGAATCGGCCATGGAGGGCCCCGATGATGAAGGAAACCTGACTATTACCCTGGGGCCTTTCAACAATCCCGGGCAGGAAGTTACCTCCCTGGATTTTGTGATCCATTACAACAACAATACATGGAACAACAACAACGGCGCCGATTTCCATATACCAATCAATAACAGTCCGACATCGGTAACCCGCCCTGAAGATGTAAAATTAAGCCTCTGGCCTGTGCCCGCCGAAAACACACTTTGCGTGGGGCTTTCACAGGAATTTTCGAAAAAACATTTTATTCAGATACTATCCATGAGCGGTCAGGTCAGGCTCACCGAAGCCGTCACCCGCGAAAACCTCTGTCTGAATGTGTCCTTTCTGACGCCGGGAGTTTATACCCTGCTGATTGTCAATCACGAAGGCGCCGTAGCTGCTTCACGGAAGTTCATCAGAAAATAG
- a CDS encoding endonuclease: MKLIYKVLIRSGLVLPAVFICSGLFAQPPAGYYSSAAGLSGEQLKTALYNIINDHDVISYDGLWTAFQTTDVRTDGKVWDMYSNCNFTFVSDQCGSFSVECDCYNREHSFPQSWFGGASPMYTDLFQLYPTDGRVNSIRDNFPFGTTASPSITTGNGSKLGPCSYSGYSGTVFEPIDEYKGDFARTYFYMATRYENLIDGWYANSAEADVVLQNNSFPVYETWFLNLLGDWHTNDPVSQKEIDRNNAVYTFQQNRNPFIDNPGYVYEIWGVGAPSLLPEPSSYPTEFSAHSILLQWSDATGSTLPDGYLIRMSTEGFDAIAPPVDGQSYSGSSDFTVPYGMGEFRVKNLSADTQYYFKLYGFTGSGESINYKTDGEVPQLMQATGM; encoded by the coding sequence ATGAAGTTGATTTACAAAGTTTTAATAAGGTCCGGACTTGTACTTCCGGCCGTTTTTATCTGTTCAGGCCTCTTTGCCCAGCCCCCTGCCGGGTATTACAGCAGCGCGGCCGGGTTGAGCGGTGAACAATTAAAAACGGCATTGTACAATATCATCAATGATCATGATGTGATCTCGTACGACGGCCTCTGGACAGCTTTTCAAACCACGGATGTTCGAACGGACGGCAAGGTATGGGACATGTATTCAAACTGTAATTTTACCTTTGTGAGCGACCAGTGCGGCAGCTTCAGTGTCGAGTGCGACTGCTACAACCGTGAGCACAGTTTTCCGCAGAGCTGGTTTGGCGGGGCATCGCCCATGTATACCGACCTTTTTCAACTATACCCCACCGATGGCAGGGTGAACAGCATCCGGGACAACTTTCCTTTCGGCACCACGGCAAGTCCCTCCATTACCACCGGCAATGGCAGTAAGCTCGGTCCGTGCAGCTATTCAGGATACAGCGGCACTGTGTTCGAACCCATTGACGAGTATAAGGGTGATTTTGCGCGTACTTATTTTTACATGGCTACGCGCTACGAAAACCTGATTGACGGCTGGTATGCCAATTCGGCGGAAGCGGATGTCGTGCTGCAGAACAACAGCTTTCCCGTTTATGAAACCTGGTTTCTGAATCTCCTGGGCGACTGGCATACCAATGACCCGGTTTCGCAAAAGGAGATTGACCGCAACAACGCGGTATATACCTTTCAGCAGAACCGTAACCCGTTTATCGATAACCCGGGTTATGTATATGAAATCTGGGGGGTGGGTGCGCCTTCGCTATTACCTGAACCCAGCAGTTATCCCACCGAATTTTCCGCCCACAGCATCCTGCTGCAATGGAGCGATGCCACCGGTTCCACGCTGCCCGACGGGTATCTGATCAGGATGAGCACTGAAGGCTTCGATGCCATTGCTCCTCCCGTTGACGGACAAAGCTACTCCGGATCATCCGATTTCACCGTTCCTTATGGCATGGGAGAATTCAGGGTGAAGAACCTGAGTGCGGATACGCAGTATTATTTTAAACTTTACGGATTTACCGGCAGCGGAGAAAGCATAAATTATAAAACGGACGGGGAAGTGCCGCAATTGATGCAGGCTACGGGGATGTAA
- a CDS encoding glycosyl hydrolase family 18 protein, protein MKHLLIVILLFFMLPALHAQRSVHQQQSEAWAELGALTDAQYDSINHFEAFPTEKRSAAPLQKRVFGYHPYWGGSAWQNYRWELLSDLCYFSYEVDPATGNALTTRNWETAPVIDTALARGVKVHLCVTLFSGHATFFGNPQARQTLTGNLISMILSRGAHGINLDFEAVPSSQQQGLTNYITELSEALHAAIPEAELSIAAPAVNWNNTFDLPAITPWLDLVMIMAYDYYWDGSSMAGPVSGFWPLTSSFNYGVNRSLTYYQSAGVPVSKILLGLPYYGREWPVTANTLPANTTGSGTAIVYRNIRANSSGYYNPSNLYWDYRSFNPYYSYFAGQWRQCFFDDVRSLDAKYDLVNRRDAGGIGIWALGYDNGYPELWDLIEEKFTNPPAGLCSDTIYDSGGPWWSYGASEAYTETIQSAWPGPLTLTFENLSLEAGFDSLWIYDGNSTAAPLLAALSGSDVPPALQSTGNTFTLRWQSDGLNQRAGYALTWNCPTTGTAIQPEPENISLYPNPAGEVISLSAPGPCEVSLFSADGRLLQRTKMRDLTDRMDVSRLKPGIYLLQFSDGKTSISRRFVKL, encoded by the coding sequence ATGAAACACCTGTTGATTGTCATTCTGTTGTTTTTCATGCTGCCAGCCCTTCACGCCCAGCGTTCTGTCCATCAGCAGCAGTCGGAAGCCTGGGCTGAGCTGGGCGCACTCACCGATGCACAGTACGACAGCATAAATCATTTTGAAGCGTTTCCCACTGAAAAGCGCTCTGCTGCACCACTACAGAAACGGGTGTTTGGCTATCATCCTTACTGGGGGGGCAGCGCCTGGCAAAACTACCGCTGGGAGCTGCTGAGCGACCTTTGTTATTTTTCTTACGAGGTGGATCCCGCTACCGGAAACGCGCTTACCACCCGCAACTGGGAAACCGCCCCGGTGATTGACACCGCGCTTGCCCGGGGGGTGAAAGTGCACCTTTGTGTAACCCTTTTTTCAGGGCATGCCACCTTTTTTGGCAACCCCCAGGCAAGGCAGACACTGACAGGTAACCTGATCAGTATGATCCTTTCGCGGGGCGCCCATGGCATCAACCTCGATTTTGAAGCAGTTCCTTCCTCGCAACAGCAGGGACTTACCAACTATATCACGGAGCTATCAGAGGCACTGCATGCTGCCATCCCCGAAGCTGAGCTGAGTATTGCCGCACCGGCGGTAAACTGGAACAACACCTTCGACCTGCCTGCCATCACACCCTGGCTCGACCTGGTAATGATTATGGCCTACGATTATTACTGGGACGGCAGCAGCATGGCTGGTCCGGTTTCAGGTTTCTGGCCGCTCACCTCGTCATTTAATTACGGGGTGAACCGTTCACTCACCTATTACCAGTCGGCGGGGGTGCCCGTTTCAAAAATCCTGCTCGGACTTCCCTACTACGGCCGTGAGTGGCCGGTCACAGCCAATACTCTTCCGGCAAATACCACAGGCAGTGGCACTGCCATTGTATACCGAAATATACGGGCCAACAGCAGCGGTTATTACAATCCTTCCAACCTTTACTGGGACTATCGCAGTTTCAATCCATACTACAGCTATTTTGCCGGACAGTGGCGGCAATGCTTTTTCGACGATGTGCGCAGTCTGGATGCCAAGTATGACCTTGTAAACCGCAGGGACGCAGGGGGTATCGGGATCTGGGCGCTGGGATACGACAACGGTTACCCCGAGTTGTGGGACCTTATTGAGGAGAAGTTCACCAATCCGCCTGCCGGCCTCTGCAGCGACACCATTTACGACAGCGGCGGCCCCTGGTGGAGTTACGGCGCTTCGGAAGCTTACACGGAGACCATACAGTCGGCCTGGCCCGGCCCGCTGACCTTGACATTTGAAAACCTGAGCCTGGAGGCCGGCTTTGACTCCCTCTGGATTTACGACGGGAACAGCACGGCGGCTCCCTTGCTGGCCGCGCTTTCCGGCAGCGATGTTCCGCCGGCCTTGCAGTCAACCGGCAACACATTTACCCTGCGCTGGCAAAGCGACGGGCTGAACCAACGTGCCGGCTACGCCCTGACATGGAATTGTCCCACCACCGGAACAGCCATCCAGCCGGAGCCAGAAAATATCTCGCTTTATCCCAACCCTGCAGGAGAAGTGATAAGCCTGAGCGCGCCCGGGCCTTGCGAGGTAAGTCTTTTCAGTGCCGACGGCCGCCTGCTGCAGCGGACAAAGATGCGCGATCTCACAGACCGGATGGATGTCAGCCGCCTGAAGCCCGGCATTTACCTGCTGCAGTTCAGCGACGGCAAGACCAGCATTAGCCGGAGGTTTGTAAAGCTATAA